A portion of the Gemmatimonadaceae bacterium genome contains these proteins:
- a CDS encoding DUF4097 family beta strand repeat-containing protein: MRPYPLLFVLVFTASCGRRAHESVEAFRWQQEIPPGTTIHLRTRSGRIEVVPADDRSARITGSTHWIGRTDPIRFAWNQRGTDVYVCALWTRRGDCDEHNDGLRGPDDSWLDMFSLFKHRSTNAVASIRVSLPSGVKVDARSLNGSISMQGATNGITARTLNGSIEIEKSAGPVEAKGTNGSIEVALDSLAPEDQVVVESVNGNATAVLPPSLEGEVQLSTVNGRVRSDFPVSTEGELSRNKLHGQIGKSSREVRLRTVNGNVSLLKQGEAQPEPAAATHDRGRRS, from the coding sequence ATGCGACCATATCCGCTTCTATTCGTGTTGGTCTTCACCGCCTCGTGCGGACGACGCGCCCACGAGTCGGTCGAGGCGTTCCGATGGCAACAGGAGATTCCGCCCGGTACCACCATTCATCTGCGAACACGCTCGGGCCGGATCGAAGTCGTTCCCGCCGACGATCGTTCGGCGCGCATAACCGGCTCGACACATTGGATCGGCCGAACCGATCCAATTCGCTTCGCATGGAATCAGCGCGGCACCGACGTCTATGTGTGCGCGCTGTGGACGAGGCGAGGTGATTGCGACGAGCACAACGACGGTCTGCGTGGGCCCGATGATTCCTGGTTGGACATGTTCAGCCTCTTCAAGCACCGATCGACCAACGCCGTTGCGTCGATCCGCGTATCGCTGCCCTCGGGCGTCAAAGTAGACGCTCGCTCGCTGAATGGATCGATCTCGATGCAAGGTGCCACGAACGGCATCACCGCGCGCACACTCAACGGATCGATCGAGATCGAGAAGTCCGCTGGGCCTGTCGAAGCGAAAGGGACGAATGGCAGCATCGAGGTCGCACTCGATTCTCTCGCGCCGGAAGACCAAGTCGTCGTAGAGAGTGTGAACGGCAACGCGACCGCTGTTCTTCCGCCAAGCTTGGAGGGCGAAGTGCAGTTGAGCACGGTGAACGGTCGAGTCAGAAGTGATTTCCCGGTCAGCACCGAGGGCGAGTTGAGCCGCAACAAACTCCACGGACAGATTGGCAAGTCCTCGCGAGAGGTTCGGTTGCGAACGGTCAATGGCAACGTCTCCTTATTGAAGCAGGGAGAGGCGCAGCCGGAGCCCGCTGCCGCCACTCACGATCGCGGCCGACGGAGCTGA
- a CDS encoding 50S ribosome-binding protein YggL has protein sequence MEHVAPAPKLGFAIRFRLTDGLGEDGALELWDDFLAGPMEARGLTCDHGTDHLSGLARLLYRPDTNATEDDRRAVREWARRRGEIAEYDVGPLTSLVT, from the coding sequence ATGGAGCACGTCGCACCCGCACCCAAACTCGGATTCGCGATTCGGTTTCGACTCACCGACGGCCTCGGCGAAGACGGGGCGCTCGAATTGTGGGACGATTTCCTCGCGGGACCCATGGAAGCTCGCGGCCTCACCTGCGACCACGGCACCGATCACCTCTCGGGTCTCGCGCGCCTCCTCTATCGTCCCGACACCAACGCGACCGAAGATGATCGTCGCGCTGTCCGCGAGTGGGCCCGCCGCCGCGGCGAGATCGCGGAGTACGACGTCGGTCCACTAACGAGTCTGGTCACTTGA
- a CDS encoding PIG-L family deacetylase, with translation MRRLACVFAHPDDETFAAGGTIAKLAAAATRIDLFCATDGDAGKNSGIPVSSRAELGALRRTELAAASRILGIASLSTPGHGDGVLRDVDPDRLIGEIVLFLRQHRPHVVLTFGPEGAPTQHRDHRAISRAATAAFFLAPLSTEYKDQLREVEPHAASRLYYCAWEQPAPDAELATLSVSATCCVDVSAYLATKRSAFFAHGTQRQHLTRFEQLAMSPIERFGMATGLRQPQSVTESLFEGL, from the coding sequence GTGCGCCGACTCGCTTGTGTGTTCGCTCATCCCGATGACGAGACATTCGCGGCCGGCGGCACAATAGCCAAGCTGGCAGCGGCCGCAACACGAATCGACCTCTTTTGCGCGACTGACGGGGATGCCGGAAAGAATTCCGGCATCCCCGTTTCTTCACGCGCGGAGCTCGGCGCACTCCGTCGTACTGAGCTCGCGGCAGCCTCGCGCATTCTCGGGATCGCGTCGCTCTCGACGCCAGGCCACGGTGACGGCGTGCTCCGAGACGTCGATCCCGATCGACTGATCGGCGAGATCGTGTTGTTTCTGCGGCAACACCGCCCTCACGTGGTACTGACCTTCGGACCAGAGGGCGCGCCGACGCAGCACCGCGATCATCGGGCGATCTCGCGTGCGGCGACGGCCGCGTTCTTTCTCGCTCCACTCTCTACGGAGTACAAGGATCAACTCCGCGAGGTCGAGCCGCATGCCGCTTCGCGATTGTACTACTGTGCCTGGGAGCAACCTGCTCCGGATGCAGAGCTCGCGACGCTGAGCGTGAGCGCTACCTGTTGCGTAGACGTGTCCGCCTATCTCGCGACGAAGCGGTCTGCATTCTTCGCCCACGGCACGCAACGACAGCACCTGACCCGCTTCGAGCAACTTGCGATGTCACCGATCGAGCGCTTCGGCATGGCCACAGGCCTACGACAACCCCAAAGCGTGACGGAGAGCTTGTTCGAGGGTCTATGA
- a CDS encoding radical SAM protein yields MTRPLSPETAAPRRAKQGTLFADGALGVRVLPVIGEQKDINYYGSVARGVLNGPEVTGMGFWSINPYVGCAFGCAYCYARYAHRYVLERAATANPEHDGLQDAMETMPPWLAFERRIFVKENAADVLRRVLRHGSDRHLALLGEESIVIGTATDPYQPAERRFRVTRSVLEVLAEHAGLSIVIITKSPLVTRDVDVLLRIARNSRIAVHLSLITLDRALARRLEPRAPTPEARVRALTRLREHGIDVGINVMPVLPGITDAPEQLDHLVRTVAEHGATYVNACALRLQSAARQRYLPFIEQEFPELAARYRATYSRGYSVGERYRAGLQEYFKRTCERYGVPFGHGGEGGEEDTGADPQRVGARVVAEQLGLEL; encoded by the coding sequence ATGACTCGACCTCTTTCTCCGGAAACCGCTGCCCCCCGGCGCGCAAAACAGGGAACTCTCTTCGCGGATGGTGCGCTCGGAGTGCGCGTACTGCCCGTGATCGGGGAGCAGAAAGATATCAATTACTACGGCTCCGTCGCCCGCGGGGTCCTCAATGGACCCGAGGTGACGGGAATGGGCTTCTGGTCCATCAATCCGTATGTGGGATGCGCGTTCGGCTGCGCATACTGCTACGCTCGTTATGCACATCGATACGTTCTGGAGCGCGCGGCGACGGCGAACCCGGAGCACGACGGATTGCAGGACGCGATGGAGACGATGCCGCCGTGGCTGGCATTCGAGCGGCGCATTTTCGTGAAAGAGAACGCGGCAGATGTGTTGCGGCGCGTGTTGCGGCACGGGTCGGACCGACACCTCGCCTTGCTCGGCGAGGAGAGCATCGTCATCGGCACGGCGACGGATCCCTACCAGCCGGCGGAGCGACGGTTTCGCGTAACGCGGAGCGTGCTCGAGGTGCTCGCCGAGCACGCGGGGCTCTCGATCGTGATCATCACGAAGAGTCCACTGGTGACGCGCGATGTTGATGTCCTGCTGCGCATCGCGCGGAATTCACGGATCGCGGTGCACCTCTCACTCATCACGCTCGATCGTGCGCTGGCTCGGCGCCTGGAGCCGCGAGCGCCGACGCCGGAGGCGCGCGTGCGTGCACTGACGCGGCTGCGCGAGCACGGAATTGACGTCGGCATCAATGTGATGCCGGTACTTCCTGGCATCACGGACGCACCGGAGCAACTGGATCATCTTGTGCGAACGGTGGCGGAGCATGGCGCGACGTACGTGAATGCGTGCGCGTTGCGGTTGCAGTCCGCGGCCCGGCAGCGCTATCTGCCATTCATCGAGCAGGAATTTCCGGAGCTGGCGGCGCGATACCGCGCAACGTATTCGCGCGGCTACTCGGTTGGAGAGCGGTATCGCGCGGGATTGCAGGAATATTTCAAGCGGACCTGCGAACGGTATGGAGTACCGTTCGGGCACGGGGGGGAAGGCGGTGAGGAGGACACGGGTGCGGATCCGCAGCGTGTGGGCGCGCGGGTGGTGGCGGAGCAGTTGGGCTTGGAGTTATGA
- a CDS encoding 4a-hydroxytetrahydrobiopterin dehydratase — protein sequence MRTKLSDLEIQRALGKLAGWARRGDTLTKTYTFGSFALGIAFVDRVAKAADAKNHHPDIDIRYTKITCILSTHDAGGITEADLKLAEDIEKAATKS from the coding sequence ATGCGTACCAAGCTCTCTGATCTCGAGATTCAGCGTGCCCTCGGCAAACTGGCTGGGTGGGCACGTCGCGGTGACACTCTCACTAAGACGTATACCTTCGGATCGTTCGCCCTCGGCATTGCCTTCGTCGATCGGGTCGCCAAGGCGGCGGACGCGAAGAATCATCATCCTGACATCGACATCCGATACACGAAGATCACGTGTATTCTGTCGACGCACGATGCTGGCGGCATTACCGAGGCCGATCTGAAGCTCGCAGAGGACATCGAGAAAGCCGCGACGAAGTCATAG
- a CDS encoding Bax inhibitor-1 family protein, producing MGYSYNPAVRALPVRSGVERATLVRRTYALVFASIVVTMLGAGFAVTQPRLITAVWQHPFITFLCTLLPLWMALRNHRTFPQNLGFTFLFTFVEGIWISPLLVFYERMQPGVLGQAGLLTFTTFAVLSLYGVFSRRDFSAWGGFFTIGLWVLIATSLLNMFFRNANASLWLAAGTIFVFGGLLVFDTWRIVRSGAYGEDDYVPAAVQIYLDLLNIFLAVLQLLTGGNRRN from the coding sequence ATGGGCTACTCGTATAATCCTGCGGTCAGAGCACTCCCTGTTCGCAGTGGCGTCGAGCGCGCGACGCTCGTTCGTCGCACCTACGCGCTTGTCTTTGCCAGCATTGTTGTCACGATGCTCGGCGCAGGCTTTGCCGTCACACAGCCACGTCTCATCACGGCCGTGTGGCAGCACCCTTTCATCACGTTCCTCTGCACGCTCTTGCCCCTGTGGATGGCGCTGCGGAATCATCGCACGTTCCCACAGAACCTCGGCTTCACTTTCCTCTTCACGTTCGTCGAGGGAATCTGGATCTCGCCGTTGCTCGTGTTCTATGAACGCATGCAGCCTGGCGTCCTCGGACAGGCAGGTTTGCTGACGTTTACCACCTTTGCCGTACTGTCTTTGTACGGGGTATTCAGTCGGCGCGACTTCAGCGCTTGGGGTGGATTCTTCACGATCGGGCTCTGGGTGCTGATCGCGACGTCGCTCCTGAACATGTTCTTCCGCAATGCCAACGCGTCGCTCTGGCTGGCCGCGGGAACGATCTTCGTATTTGGCGGCCTGCTTGTCTTCGACACGTGGCGTATCGTGCGCTCCGGCGCGTATGGCGAAGACGACTACGTGCCCGCTGCCGTGCAGATCTATCTCGACCTGCTGAATATTTTCCTGGCGGTCCTGCAGCTGTTGACTGGGGGCAATCGCCGAAACTAA